The Persephonella sp. IF05-L8 genome contains a region encoding:
- the ribD gene encoding bifunctional diaminohydroxyphosphoribosylaminopyrimidine deaminase/5-amino-6-(5-phosphoribosylamino)uracil reductase RibD — MKNIDKKFMRIALQEAKKGKGYTHPNPAVGAVIVKDGKIIGKGYHKKAGMPHAEREAIKDALSKGFDIIGSTMYVTLEPCCHYGRTPPCTEAIIDNRIERVVVATLDPNPQVAGKGIEILRKQGIQVETGILEKEARKLNEDFFVYIREKRPFVHLKIAQTLDGKIATKTGSSKWITGEKARKFAHRLRKEATAVLVGAGTALSDNPQLTVRNYPSKKQPLRVLVDKYLQTPPDYKIFDSSAKTILFVAEDIPEKQLKPFERRENIQIIKLPLKEGRFDINDILKKLYELEVMHLLVEGGKSIITEFITSGVYDKISLFVAPKLIGEDGISAVGKLGVEDIQDALKLRVEGIKRLPPDIYFELSPVKTEDLV, encoded by the coding sequence ATGAAAAATATAGATAAAAAATTTATGAGGATAGCTCTACAGGAAGCAAAAAAGGGCAAAGGATATACCCATCCAAATCCTGCAGTTGGAGCCGTTATAGTTAAAGATGGAAAAATTATAGGAAAAGGCTATCATAAAAAGGCTGGAATGCCCCATGCAGAAAGAGAAGCTATAAAGGACGCCCTCTCAAAAGGCTTTGATATAATCGGTTCTACAATGTATGTAACCCTTGAACCATGCTGTCATTATGGAAGAACTCCACCATGCACAGAAGCAATAATTGATAATCGTATAGAAAGGGTTGTAGTTGCCACTTTAGACCCTAATCCTCAGGTAGCAGGTAAAGGGATAGAAATTTTAAGAAAACAGGGTATTCAGGTAGAAACCGGTATTCTGGAAAAGGAAGCCAGAAAGCTTAATGAGGATTTTTTTGTTTATATAAGGGAAAAAAGACCTTTTGTTCATCTAAAAATAGCCCAGACTTTAGATGGAAAAATAGCGACAAAAACAGGTTCATCTAAATGGATTACAGGGGAAAAAGCCCGAAAGTTTGCCCACAGGTTAAGGAAAGAAGCTACAGCAGTTTTAGTTGGTGCTGGAACAGCCTTGTCAGATAATCCTCAACTAACTGTGCGAAACTATCCATCAAAAAAACAGCCTTTAAGGGTGCTTGTTGATAAGTATCTACAAACCCCTCCTGATTATAAAATATTTGACAGTAGTGCAAAAACTATCCTTTTCGTGGCAGAGGATATTCCTGAGAAACAATTAAAACCTTTTGAAAGAAGAGAAAATATACAGATAATTAAACTTCCTCTAAAAGAAGGTAGATTTGATATTAATGATATTTTGAAAAAGTTATATGAACTTGAAGTTATGCATCTGCTTGTTGAAGGGGGAAAATCAATAATCACAGAGTTTATAACTTCAGGAGTTTATGACAAAATTTCTCTGTTTGTTGCCCCTAAACTTATAGGAGAAGACGGTATATCTGCAGTTGGAAAATTAGGAGTAGAAGATATACAGGATGCCTTAAAATTAAGGGTAGAAGGAATAAAAAGGCTTCCACCGGATATCTATTTTGAGTTATCTCCTGTTAAAACGGAGGATTTGGTTTAA
- a CDS encoding desulfoferrodoxin family protein: MPKINNYVDISQVEKEAKRDYIDRHSPFVHVEGEAVKGQKLKVKVKVGEEYCHPDDFDHYIAWVQLWDGDTFLGQATFVPGVQGNQCSQAEVDFYIVPTKNKLKLQAMSYCTKHGLWQGPEVEVEVKEAEAPAGV; encoded by the coding sequence ATGCCAAAAATAAACAATTATGTAGACATTTCTCAGGTTGAGAAAGAGGCAAAGAGAGATTATATTGACAGACACTCTCCATTTGTTCATGTAGAAGGTGAAGCTGTAAAAGGACAAAAACTCAAAGTTAAAGTAAAGGTTGGTGAAGAATACTGCCACCCAGATGACTTTGACCACTATATTGCATGGGTTCAACTCTGGGACGGAGACACTTTCCTTGGACAGGCTACATTTGTTCCAGGAGTTCAAGGAAACCAATGCTCACAGGCAGAAGTAGACTTTTACATTGTTCCAACTAAAAACAAACTCAAACTCCAAGCTATGAGCTACTGCACAAAACACGGTCTTTGGCAAGGCCCAGAAGTAGAAGTAGAAGTTAAAGAAGCTGAAGCACCTGCCGGTGTTTAA
- a CDS encoding 3-oxoacyl-[acyl-carrier-protein] synthase III C-terminal domain-containing protein, producing the protein MKVYIAKITKVLPPSYNLDYISEKIYPKELTGEKITKLAKKFAKNMHIKQKPTAIDLNSIPEVKLKRKEDHPKEWGKKVVKELSEKIGIENIGFLSVAYNVTYNKDFLPNLASQIVMETGLKTDVPPEELAYYGCAAGIISLKNAVDFCKKYNKAAISFTFDQCSNIASFIYDPKDPLFKEAIKSNLLFSDGGVGILLIPESMKDRFDYPLIELIDFKIAHVPGNTIRMEKGVFVLENNLKKEIPPIVSEKVIKPILNERNISISDIKEWALHQGGPTLLEEFKKPEVLGLSEKQLSVAYDMFSIYGNMSAPSCLLVLDKYFSNKENKSGTRGMIVGFGAGYYIASALYKWE; encoded by the coding sequence ATGAAAGTTTATATCGCCAAAATTACAAAAGTTTTACCACCATCCTACAACCTTGATTATATCTCAGAAAAAATTTATCCAAAGGAACTAACGGGAGAAAAAATAACAAAGTTGGCAAAAAAATTTGCAAAGAATATGCATATTAAACAAAAACCAACAGCAATAGACCTAAATAGTATTCCCGAAGTAAAACTAAAGAGAAAAGAAGACCACCCAAAAGAATGGGGAAAAAAGGTTGTAAAAGAATTATCAGAAAAAATAGGAATTGAAAACATAGGCTTTTTATCTGTTGCTTATAATGTAACTTACAACAAAGATTTTTTACCAAATCTTGCAAGTCAGATTGTTATGGAAACAGGTCTAAAAACAGATGTTCCTCCTGAAGAATTAGCATATTATGGTTGTGCTGCTGGTATAATTTCATTAAAAAATGCAGTAGATTTTTGTAAAAAATATAATAAAGCAGCTATATCATTTACCTTTGACCAGTGTTCAAATATAGCCAGTTTTATATATGACCCTAAAGACCCTCTATTTAAAGAAGCAATAAAATCCAACCTGCTCTTTTCAGATGGAGGTGTAGGTATTTTATTAATTCCAGAAAGTATGAAAGACAGATTTGATTATCCTTTAATTGAACTTATAGATTTTAAAATTGCCCATGTTCCTGGAAACACTATAAGAATGGAGAAAGGAGTATTTGTCCTGGAAAATAATTTAAAGAAAGAAATTCCTCCCATTGTTTCTGAGAAAGTTATAAAACCTATTTTAAATGAAAGAAACATATCTATATCAGATATTAAAGAATGGGCTCTACATCAAGGAGGACCTACACTTCTTGAAGAGTTTAAAAAACCAGAGGTTCTTGGACTTTCAGAAAAGCAACTCTCTGTCGCTTATGATATGTTCAGCATATACGGAAATATGAGTGCTCCCAGCTGTCTGCTTGTGTTGGATAAATATTTTTCAAACAAAGAGAATAAATCAGGCACCAGAGGTATGATTGTTGGTTTTGGGGCAGGATATTACATAGCATCTGCACTTTATAAGTGGGAATAA
- a CDS encoding leucyl aminopeptidase yields the protein MRFKITSGHLKNARTKAVISFIFKEQKKLPEEIAQLDEILEGAISALKKETKFSGDFGKILTVPSLGKGKADFIILIGAGSKRDFDLDKARRLGAAAVRKMRGMKIDKAMIDAEALSIKDGDPDVAQAITEGVILGNYRFDKYISKKDEFEPKEIQIRVKRKYKNAAEEKVRIGKILAEAQNFTRDLVNEPGNVINPQKLAEIAEELAREYGFEVKIYDEDEIEKMGMNAYLAVARGSANPPRFIHLTYRPKKAKKEIALVGKGLTFDSGGLNIKPGDYMRWMKSDKAGACAVLGIFKAIGELKPDVAVHGVIAAAENMPDGKSYRPDDIIVAKNGVSIEIGNTDAEGRLTLADALCYVSELKPDAIIDMATLTGACIVALGEYTAGVMGNNQRLINQVLETSEKTGEWMWQLPFNDMLREHIKAPNADIYNIGTTRYGGAITAGLFLEKFVDKNIPWVHIDIAGPAHNTKGWYYHPKGATGFPVRTITTFLMENSK from the coding sequence ATGAGATTTAAAATAACAAGTGGGCATCTTAAAAATGCCAGAACAAAAGCAGTAATTTCCTTTATTTTCAAGGAACAGAAAAAACTTCCTGAGGAAATAGCACAGCTTGATGAGATTTTAGAAGGGGCTATATCAGCACTAAAAAAGGAAACAAAATTCAGTGGAGATTTTGGAAAAATTCTGACTGTTCCATCTCTTGGGAAAGGAAAAGCTGATTTCATAATTCTTATAGGTGCAGGTTCAAAAAGGGATTTTGACCTTGACAAAGCAAGAAGACTTGGTGCTGCAGCCGTTAGAAAAATGAGAGGTATGAAAATAGACAAAGCAATGATTGATGCTGAAGCTCTTTCAATTAAGGATGGAGACCCGGATGTAGCACAGGCAATTACAGAGGGAGTAATACTTGGTAATTATAGATTTGATAAATATATCTCTAAAAAAGATGAATTTGAGCCTAAAGAAATTCAAATCAGAGTAAAAAGAAAGTACAAAAATGCTGCAGAAGAAAAGGTAAGAATAGGAAAAATACTGGCTGAGGCTCAGAACTTTACCAGAGACCTTGTAAATGAGCCAGGGAACGTAATAAACCCTCAAAAACTGGCAGAAATTGCAGAAGAACTCGCCAGAGAATATGGATTTGAGGTCAAGATATATGATGAAGATGAAATAGAAAAAATGGGTATGAATGCCTATCTGGCAGTTGCCAGAGGAAGTGCAAATCCTCCAAGATTTATTCACCTGACATACAGACCCAAAAAGGCTAAAAAGGAGATAGCCCTTGTTGGTAAAGGTTTAACATTTGATAGTGGTGGTCTTAATATAAAACCTGGAGATTATATGAGATGGATGAAATCAGACAAGGCTGGAGCATGTGCTGTTCTGGGAATATTCAAAGCAATTGGTGAGCTTAAACCTGACGTAGCTGTTCATGGTGTTATTGCTGCAGCAGAAAATATGCCTGATGGTAAATCCTATAGACCGGATGATATTATTGTTGCAAAAAATGGTGTAAGTATAGAGATTGGAAATACCGATGCAGAAGGAAGATTAACCCTTGCAGATGCACTCTGTTATGTATCTGAACTTAAACCAGATGCAATTATAGATATGGCAACGCTTACAGGTGCATGTATAGTTGCCCTTGGTGAATACACTGCTGGTGTAATGGGTAATAACCAGCGATTAATAAATCAGGTTCTTGAAACATCTGAAAAAACTGGAGAATGGATGTGGCAACTGCCATTTAACGATATGCTTAGAGAGCATATCAAAGCTCCAAATGCAGATATTTACAACATTGGAACAACAAGGTATGGTGGTGCTATAACAGCAGGATTATTCCTTGAGAAATTTGTTGATAAAAATATTCCATGGGTTCATATAGATATTGCAGGACCTGCCCATAACACAAAAGGCTGGTATTATCATCCAAAAGGAGCGACAGGATTTCCTGTTAGAACAATAACAACATTTTTAATGGAAAATTCCAAATAA
- a CDS encoding NAD(P)/FAD-dependent oxidoreductase, translating into MEKHDVIIIGGGPAGLTCALTLASANGKFPFVEGKKYLVLYDEYSDLDKAFLRNVPGVEAIEGKKFLQKIREQLKQYYNVIQSQEKVIKAYGEKGNFVVETEKGNKYSGDYLVIATGFHKFEIEGLNLEVVPHRKSPRPGKIMIKNDDGKVKEGLFVAGLVAGAPTMFASASGSGAEVACDILSEWAGKTVVVHDVPESD; encoded by the coding sequence ATGGAAAAACACGATGTAATTATAATAGGTGGAGGTCCGGCAGGCTTAACATGTGCTTTGACGCTGGCATCTGCAAATGGTAAATTTCCTTTTGTTGAAGGGAAAAAATACCTTGTTTTATATGATGAATATTCTGATTTGGATAAAGCGTTTCTCAGAAATGTTCCAGGGGTTGAAGCTATAGAAGGAAAAAAATTTCTACAAAAAATCAGGGAGCAGCTCAAACAATACTATAATGTAATCCAATCCCAGGAGAAAGTCATAAAAGCCTATGGAGAAAAAGGAAATTTTGTTGTTGAAACTGAAAAAGGAAACAAATATTCAGGGGATTATCTTGTTATTGCTACAGGATTTCATAAATTTGAGATAGAAGGTCTTAATCTTGAAGTTGTTCCACACAGGAAATCACCAAGACCTGGGAAAATAATGATTAAGAATGATGATGGAAAGGTAAAAGAAGGTTTATTTGTGGCTGGTCTGGTTGCTGGTGCACCTACAATGTTTGCCTCAGCTTCAGGTTCAGGTGCAGAGGTAGCATGTGATATCTTATCAGAATGGGCAGGTAAAACAGTTGTGGTTCATGACGTTCCTGAAAGTGATTAG
- a CDS encoding DUF433 domain-containing protein, which translates to MKFKYIERNPEILGGKPIFKGTRIPVYLILDFLSAGETIDNILENYPQLSKEAVLEAIKYASEYTRLEEELIEVSN; encoded by the coding sequence ATGAAATTTAAATACATTGAGAGAAATCCCGAAATTTTAGGTGGAAAACCCATTTTCAAGGGAACGAGAATTCCAGTTTATCTAATATTAGATTTTCTTTCTGCTGGTGAAACCATAGACAATATTTTAGAAAATTATCCCCAACTCTCCAAAGAAGCAGTATTAGAAGCTATAAAATATGCCTCGGAATACACAAGATTAGAAGAGGAACTAATTGAAGTTTCTAATTGA
- a CDS encoding DUF5615 family PIN-like protein has protein sequence MKFLIDENIPLKLAKEILKQYPNSKYVLDSDLRGKSDKSLFEFAKKEGFIIITFDTDFLDILSYPLENGSGRIILRYKSLKINEIEEKTLKILKILENKNIKNSIVIVSNNKIRIKRF, from the coding sequence TTGAAGTTTCTAATTGACGAGAATATTCCCCTCAAGTTGGCAAAAGAAATACTCAAACAATACCCTAACTCTAAATATGTATTAGACAGTGATTTACGAGGAAAATCTGATAAATCATTATTTGAATTTGCCAAGAAAGAAGGATTTATCATAATTACTTTTGATACAGATTTTTTAGATATACTATCTTATCCTTTGGAAAATGGTTCTGGACGAATAATTCTAAGATACAAAAGTTTAAAAATTAATGAAATAGAAGAAAAAACGTTAAAAATCTTAAAAATTTTGGAAAACAAAAATATAAAAAATTCTATTGTGATTGTTTCCAATAACAAAATTAGAATAAAACGCTTTTAA
- a CDS encoding ATP-dependent DNA ligase: MEYLRLAKFYDFLEKTTSRIEMTNALVELFKETPKNLIDKVVYLSIGKVAPEYTGLDYNFSEKSAIKALSQVLGISEHDIQHKIIETGDLGDAGKILYEEKGIKPQKKLTVEEVYDTLRKIAETTGYGSSKKKMELFISLLKNASPLEVKFLLRTITERLRLGIGDNTIMDALAIAFTGSKENRAIIERAYNITSDLGYVASILVKEGLEGVKNIKIQIGRPIRPMLAERMAIPSFILKKLGGKAGAEYKYDGERIQVHRKGDEFHLFSRRLENITHQFPDLIEFLKEATPEEYILELEAVVIDPSSGAIRPFQDLMNRRVKYVTRFHIMMYPIAGFLFDIMYLNGEDLTLKPYPERRKILEEVVKTTDRINLATRKIVDNVDELESFFLEAIENGCEGLVCKSLQPGSIYQAGKRGFLWIKYKRDYKSHLADTLDLVVVGAFYGKGQRAGKFGSLLMACYDPETDQFKTVCKVGTGFTEDDFNKLEEILSKHQIDHKHPRVNSILTADIWYEPYLVLEITGAELTLSPVHTCGWDKIKLNRGLGLRFPRFTGRYRFDKRPEDATTEAEIIEMYKNQIQIRV; encoded by the coding sequence ATGGAATATTTAAGGCTGGCTAAATTTTATGACTTTCTGGAGAAAACAACAAGTAGAATAGAGATGACCAATGCCCTTGTAGAGCTTTTTAAGGAAACACCTAAAAATCTGATAGATAAAGTTGTTTACCTTTCTATAGGAAAGGTGGCACCTGAATACACAGGGCTTGATTATAATTTCAGTGAGAAATCTGCCATAAAAGCACTTTCACAGGTTCTGGGGATATCTGAGCATGATATACAGCACAAAATTATAGAAACAGGAGACTTAGGGGATGCAGGAAAAATCTTATATGAAGAAAAAGGAATAAAACCACAGAAAAAGCTAACAGTTGAAGAAGTATATGACACCCTCAGAAAAATTGCTGAAACAACAGGTTACGGCTCTTCTAAAAAAAAGATGGAACTTTTTATTTCTCTGCTAAAAAATGCATCTCCCCTTGAAGTTAAATTTCTTCTCAGAACTATAACTGAAAGGCTCAGGCTTGGTATAGGCGATAACACAATAATGGATGCCCTTGCTATTGCATTTACAGGAAGCAAAGAAAACAGAGCAATAATAGAGAGAGCTTATAACATAACTTCAGATTTAGGTTATGTTGCTTCAATTCTGGTTAAAGAGGGATTAGAAGGAGTTAAAAATATCAAAATACAGATAGGAAGACCTATAAGACCAATGCTTGCCGAGAGGATGGCAATTCCATCCTTTATTTTGAAAAAATTAGGTGGAAAGGCAGGGGCAGAGTATAAATATGATGGGGAAAGAATACAGGTTCATAGGAAGGGGGATGAGTTTCATCTGTTCTCCAGAAGACTTGAAAATATAACCCATCAATTTCCTGACCTTATTGAGTTTTTGAAAGAGGCAACCCCTGAGGAGTATATACTTGAGCTGGAAGCTGTAGTTATAGACCCATCTTCAGGTGCTATCAGGCCGTTTCAGGATTTGATGAATAGAAGGGTTAAATATGTAACCCGCTTTCATATAATGATGTACCCGATAGCAGGATTTTTATTTGATATTATGTATCTAAACGGAGAAGACCTTACCCTTAAGCCCTATCCTGAAAGGAGAAAAATACTTGAAGAGGTGGTCAAAACAACAGACCGTATAAATCTGGCTACAAGAAAGATTGTTGATAATGTAGATGAGCTGGAAAGTTTTTTCCTTGAAGCTATTGAGAACGGATGTGAAGGCCTTGTATGTAAATCCTTGCAGCCAGGTTCCATCTATCAGGCAGGTAAAAGAGGTTTCCTCTGGATAAAATATAAAAGAGATTATAAATCCCATCTTGCAGATACATTAGACCTTGTTGTTGTAGGGGCATTTTATGGAAAAGGCCAAAGGGCAGGAAAATTTGGCTCATTACTTATGGCCTGTTATGACCCTGAGACTGACCAGTTTAAAACAGTGTGTAAAGTTGGAACAGGTTTTACGGAAGATGATTTTAATAAGCTTGAGGAAATCCTGTCTAAACACCAGATAGACCACAAGCACCCGAGGGTCAATTCAATCCTCACAGCAGATATATGGTATGAACCTTACCTTGTTCTTGAGATAACAGGGGCTGAACTGACTTTATCTCCTGTCCATACTTGTGGCTGGGATAAAATAAAACTTAATAGGGGACTGGGTCTTAGATTTCCAAGGTTCACAGGAAGATATAGATTTGATAAAAGACCTGAAGACGCAACAACAGAAGCAGAAATCATTGAGATGTATAAAAATCAAATTCAGATAAGGGTTTAA
- a CDS encoding TatD family hydrolase: MIDTHAHLDMLKTEEDLIESINSLDCIITIGCDKEEIYKAIDIANKYENVYASIGYHPYDIKGLTEEDIIQLKRLALENEKVVAIGEAGLDYYRDITPKNLQWEFFEKQIALAKELNLPLIVHSRSANEDTVKILQENAPYPASGIIHCFGGDIPMMEKCVDMGFYISFAGNITYPKADNLREVLKRTPLDRLLLETDSPFLSPQKKRGKPNKPSNIFHTLEFVADFLKIEKEELEKITDQNAQALFKNIKLPIH; the protein is encoded by the coding sequence ATGATAGATACCCATGCCCATCTGGATATGCTGAAAACAGAAGAAGACTTGATTGAAAGTATAAACAGCCTTGATTGTATTATCACAATCGGTTGTGATAAAGAAGAGATATACAAAGCTATTGATATAGCCAACAAATATGAAAATGTTTACGCATCTATTGGATATCATCCGTATGATATAAAAGGCCTTACTGAAGAGGACATAATACAACTGAAAAGACTGGCATTGGAAAATGAAAAAGTAGTTGCTATTGGCGAAGCAGGACTTGATTACTACAGGGATATAACTCCCAAGAATTTACAATGGGAATTTTTTGAAAAACAGATAGCACTGGCAAAAGAGTTAAATCTACCTTTAATAGTCCATTCCAGAAGTGCTAACGAAGACACAGTAAAAATTCTGCAGGAAAACGCCCCATATCCTGCTTCCGGAATAATCCACTGTTTTGGTGGAGATATTCCAATGATGGAAAAATGCGTGGATATGGGCTTTTATATTTCCTTTGCTGGAAACATAACATATCCAAAAGCTGATAATCTTAGGGAAGTTTTAAAGAGAACACCCCTTGATAGATTACTACTTGAAACAGATAGCCCGTTCTTGTCTCCTCAGAAAAAAAGGGGAAAACCCAATAAACCTTCAAATATCTTTCATACTCTGGAATTTGTGGCTGATTTTCTGAAGATTGAAAAAGAGGAACTTGAGAAAATCACAGACCAGAACGCCCAGGCTTTGTTTAAAAATATAAAACTACCTATTCATTAA
- the ftsH gene encoding ATP-dependent zinc metalloprotease FtsH produces MQFSRSILIWFLIGALMIFAFNLIGSRQIIDNKVSFTEFVEMVNDGKVEKATVRGEEIVAITKDGKKVETVIPEGYSKIYDILQENGVKVDVVPAEKSGWLTTLLISWLPILLFIGLWIFMMRQMSGGSNRAFSFAKSKAKVYLEEKPNVKLDDVAGMDEVKEEVKEIIDYLKDPQRFQKLGGRAPKGILLYGDPGVGKTLLAKAIAGEASVPFISISGSDFVEMFVGVGAARVRDLFETAKKHAPCLVFIDEIDAVGRARSGVGFGGGHDEREQTLNQLLVELDGFDSGEGIIVIAATNRPDILDPALLRPGRFDRQISVPKPDVKGRYEILKVHVKKKNIPLDDDVDLMVIARGTPGFSGADLANIVNEAALLAARKRKEKVGMKEFEEAMDRIMMGLERKGMAITPDEKEKIAYHEVGHAIVSLMFKEADPLHKVSIIPRGMALGVTVNLPEEDRHIYSKKDLMARLHQLFGGRAAEEVFYGKDGITTGAENDLMRATELAYRIVASWGMTDELGPIHVSTARNNPFMPQQGPEISEATAKKIDEEVNKLLRETYQRTKEIVESYKDAITAVVELLLDKETISCEEMVAILEEYGVPVVNKCRKSIVEVISDSSAPEAPAGAIE; encoded by the coding sequence GTGCAATTCTCAAGAAGCATACTTATATGGTTCCTTATAGGAGCTTTAATGATATTTGCATTTAATTTGATAGGCTCAAGGCAAATCATTGATAATAAAGTCTCTTTTACCGAATTTGTTGAAATGGTAAATGATGGCAAAGTAGAGAAAGCCACTGTAAGAGGTGAAGAAATAGTAGCCATCACAAAGGATGGTAAAAAAGTTGAAACTGTAATTCCAGAAGGATATAGCAAAATATACGATATACTTCAGGAAAATGGCGTAAAAGTTGACGTTGTCCCTGCAGAAAAATCCGGATGGCTTACAACACTCCTGATTTCATGGCTTCCTATATTGCTGTTTATTGGTTTATGGATATTTATGATGAGGCAGATGTCTGGAGGTTCAAACAGGGCATTCTCATTTGCAAAATCAAAGGCAAAAGTATATCTGGAAGAAAAGCCAAATGTTAAGCTTGATGATGTTGCTGGAATGGATGAAGTTAAAGAAGAAGTAAAAGAAATTATAGACTATCTGAAAGACCCTCAAAGATTTCAAAAATTAGGAGGTAGAGCACCAAAAGGTATTCTTCTGTATGGAGACCCAGGAGTAGGTAAAACGCTATTAGCCAAAGCTATTGCAGGAGAAGCAAGCGTACCATTTATCTCCATATCAGGTTCAGACTTTGTTGAGATGTTCGTCGGGGTAGGTGCTGCAAGGGTAAGAGACCTGTTTGAAACTGCAAAAAAACATGCACCCTGCCTTGTTTTTATAGATGAGATTGATGCTGTAGGTAGAGCAAGAAGTGGTGTTGGTTTTGGTGGTGGACATGATGAAAGAGAACAAACACTTAACCAGCTTCTTGTTGAACTTGATGGATTTGACTCTGGAGAAGGAATTATTGTAATTGCTGCAACAAACAGACCTGATATTCTTGACCCTGCTCTTTTAAGACCAGGTAGATTTGACAGACAGATATCTGTTCCAAAACCTGATGTTAAAGGTAGATATGAAATATTAAAAGTTCATGTCAAAAAGAAAAATATTCCTCTTGATGATGATGTAGATTTAATGGTTATTGCAAGAGGAACCCCAGGGTTCTCTGGAGCTGACCTTGCAAACATAGTTAACGAAGCTGCATTGCTTGCTGCCAGAAAAAGAAAAGAAAAAGTTGGCATGAAAGAGTTTGAAGAAGCTATGGACAGAATAATGATGGGTCTTGAAAGAAAAGGAATGGCAATAACCCCTGACGAGAAAGAGAAAATAGCATACCACGAGGTTGGCCACGCTATAGTCAGCTTAATGTTCAAAGAAGCTGACCCATTACATAAAGTTTCTATTATCCCAAGGGGAATGGCACTTGGGGTGACTGTAAACCTACCTGAAGAAGATAGACATATCTACTCTAAAAAAGATTTGATGGCAAGACTTCACCAGCTATTTGGTGGCAGAGCTGCTGAAGAGGTATTCTACGGAAAAGATGGTATCACCACTGGAGCAGAAAACGACCTTATGAGAGCAACAGAACTTGCATACAGAATTGTTGCTTCATGGGGTATGACAGATGAACTGGGACCAATTCATGTAAGCACAGCAAGAAACAATCCGTTCATGCCACAACAGGGACCTGAAATAAGTGAAGCCACTGCAAAAAAGATAGATGAAGAGGTAAACAAACTTTTAAGAGAAACATACCAGAGAACAAAAGAGATAGTGGAAAGTTACAAGGATGCTATAACAGCAGTTGTTGAGCTTCTACTTGATAAAGAAACCATATCCTGTGAAGAAATGGTAGCAATCCTGGAAGAATATGGAGTTCCTGTAGTAAACAAATGCAGAAAATCCATAGTTGAAGTTATATCCGATAGCTCAGCACCTGAAGCACCTGCAGGAGCAATAGAATGA